In a genomic window of Thalassophryne amazonica chromosome 12, fThaAma1.1, whole genome shotgun sequence:
- the tada1 gene encoding transcriptional adapter 1: MAAQASELEIAKKNLTDAIGENIKHYWANLKLWFKQKISKEEFDVEARRLLAQENVHVHNDFLLAILTRCQIIVSTPDGAGSLQWQGGSASKPGKPKGKKKCSSRQKFEHRFQPQNPLSAAQPFSPREMGGEEDELRLSAHTLLLPTRGQLEARMMVTAFELGLDNITEDAVNTMIYAVEHHLKDVLTAVITRRKAYRLRDGHFPYAFGSDVTPQPYLKNSLTAYHSVSECPPPSASLHAGPPPPVPPDEAEQQAVHLLACSADILPSPLPPVSLFDLLEALQVHHGVMPSHTMYALNMERILSRLWHPSHEELEQDHVHRQRLAVKDGILVS; this comes from the exons ATGGCTGCTCAAGCTAGCGAGCTGGAGATTGCTAAGAAAAATTTAACTGATGCAATCGGCGAAAATATAAAACA ttACTGGGCAAACCTGAAATTATGGTTCAAACAAAAAATCAGCAAGGAGGAGTTTGACGTTGAAGCACGTCGACTGCTGGCACAAGAGAATG TTCATGTCCACAATGATTTCCTCCTGGCCATTCTGACACGCTGCCAGATTATTGTCTCCACACCAG ATGGTGCAGGGTCCTTACAGTGGCAGGGTGGCTCTGCTTCAAAGCCTGGCAAACCGAAAGGGAAGAAGAAATGCTCCTCAAGACAGAAATTTGAA CATCGTTTCCAGCCCCAGAACCCACTGAGTGCTGCCCAGCCTTTCAGCCCACGGGAAATGGGCGGTGAAGAGGACGAGCTGCGTCTCAGCGCGCACACACTGCTGCTACCTACGCGGGGCCAGCTGGAGGCACGCATGATGGTGACAGCTTTTGAATTGGGCTTGGATAACATCACAGAAGACGCTGTGAACACCATGATCTATGCTGTTGAG CACCATTTGAAAGATGTCCTGACTGCTGTAATCACTCGAAGGAAGGCATATCGTTTACGAGATGGTCATTTCCCCTACGCCTTTGGCAGTGATGTGACTCCACAGCCTTATCTGAAGAACAGCCTCACTGCTTACCACAGTGTTTCTGAATG TCCCCCTCCAAGCGCTTCTCTTCATGCGGGCCCTCCACCACCAGTGCCACCTGATGAGGCCGAGCAACAagctgttcatttattggcttgtTCTGCAGACATTCTTCCATCGCCCCTACCTCCAGTAAGTCTGTTTGATCTCCTGGAGGCTTTGCAG GTTCACCATGGCGTGATGCCTTCTCACACGATGTACGCCTTGAATATGGAGCGCATCCTGTCGCGGCTCTGGCACCCCAGCCATGAAGAACTGGAACAGGATCATGTCCACAGGCAGCGCCTTGCTGTGAAAGACGGCATACTCGTCAGCTGA